A single window of Saccharomyces kudriavzevii IFO 1802 strain IFO1802 genome assembly, chromosome: 16 DNA harbors:
- the NUT2 gene encoding mediator complex subunit NUT2 (similar to Saccharomyces cerevisiae NUT2 (YPR168W); ancestral locus Anc_7.524) has protein sequence MNGNNKNGEQLQQELATTQDQVASIIESFVELGVSIYDFPGTPEATKGMITNLQRNVDRLYKLNVRSNDPQSGLSKVDIPLEVVQYIEDGRNPDIYTREFVEAIRRSNQYQRGKMHGLKQLRDSLADKIVDEFPELQKPVEDIIKRTSPTDEISNTH, from the coding sequence ATGAATGGCAACAACAAGAACGGCGAGCAATTGCAGCAAGAATTGGCCACCACACAGGACCAGGTAGCTTCTATTATCGAGTCCTTTGTCGAATTGGGTGTCTCCATATATGATTTCCCTGGTACTCCCGAAGCTACCAAGGGAATGATCACcaatttgcaaagaaaCGTAGACCGATTGTACAAGTTGAATGTGAGAAGTAACGACCCTCAGTCTGGTTTGTCTAAAGTGGACATTCCCTTGGAGGTTGTTCAGTACATTGAGGACGGACGAAATCCAGATATATACACGAGAGAGTTTGTCGAAGCTATAAGAAGATCAAACCAATACCAGAGAGGCAAGATGCACGGTTTGAAGCAATTGAGAGATTCGCTGGCTGATAAGATTGTGGATGAGTTCCCAGAGTTACAAAAACCTGTCGAGGACATCATAAAAAGAACTTCACCCACTGACGAAATTTCTAATACTCATtaa
- the SKDI16G4240 gene encoding uncharacterized protein has product MLNDRGQITIMPDHGCVIVPCMTNHYIKCLSVAGNVVVSLDQEPNEYGDGPDLYGNFYAANGPAEFASRGEYVTLQRPYFCRPFSLGTSMTSTELNSPQTTSAARTMNPMVSVQPLIHVKLLGILNKLNV; this is encoded by the coding sequence ATGCTAAACGATCGCGGGCAAATCACTATAATGCCAGATCACGGATGTGTGATTGTTCCATGCATGACAAACCATTATATAAAATGTCTCAGTGTTGCAGGTAACGTCGTGGTATCTCTAGATCAGGAGCCAAATGAGTATGGCGATGGCCCAGACTTATATGGTAATTTCTATGCTGCAAACGGGCCAGCGGAGTTTGCATCTAGGGGAGAATACGTCACATTACAGAGACCTTATTTCTGCCGACCATTTTCCTTAGGCACATCAATGACATCTACGGAGCTTAATTCACCCCAGACAACATCAGCAGCCAGGACAATGAATCCTATGGTGAGCGTACAGCCGCTGATACATGTGAAGTTACTGGGTATACTAAACAAGCTAAACGTATAG
- the JIP5 gene encoding Jip5p (similar to Saccharomyces cerevisiae JIP5 (YPR169W); ancestral locus Anc_7.525) — protein sequence MAKSKKTADIIDSTNSPILELLSSKIPIFQSILHPGLPIIITGFGTGHIICHRYDPTKLQSRLNRKRKLDIATPDKDAAKNGSKMKNRACTWTRLDMDVENGTLRLVDIEEQQQSIEETKDLGVETLWKTKRHRGSVRAICFDANGDNIFSIGSDNILKKANTITGKVVKKVNLGSLFESEKKKNDKFTKLCISQTHPFILLGDESGDIHVLNSENLALSNSIRSIHFGDSINDIIHFDKRSAYKFISLGQTTLAYFDVRDKDAKPNTAENEDGKILVSDDQEDEVLCGCFVDPEVADTLLCGMGEGIVTVWKPNKNDLEDQMSRIKISKDESVDCIIPTLQDDNCVWCGCSNGNIYKVNAKLGKVVEVRNHNDFDEVNFMDLDSEYRVVSGGLENIKIWELSSDEDHKSLESDGDDDFSRSDESNSDISSSDEGEVTLVGLSKEQLLDELDKDLNHEEEHTGGEESNQKSSKKRKLMKDKNKKKDLYEHGIKKFDDI from the coding sequence ATGgccaaaagcaaaaaaacgGCAGATATTATTGATTCGACGAATTCTCCAATTCTAGAATTACTTTCGTCAAAAATTCCCATTTTTCAGTCTATTTTACATCCAGGACTACCGATCATCATAACTGGGTTTGGTACTGGCCATATTATCTGTCATCGTTATGACCCCACCAAGTTGCAATCACGTTTGAATCGTAAACGTAAACTTGATATTGCAACTCCAGATAAGGATGCTGCAAAAAATGGTTCTAAAATGAAGAACCGTGCTTGTACTTGGACTAGATTGGACATGGACGTAGAAAATGGTACTCTGAGATTGgttgatattgaagaacaacaacagtCAATAGAAGAGACCAAAGATCTGGGGGTGGAGACACTTTGGAAGACTAAAAGACATAGAGGTAGCGTACGTGCCATCTGCTTTGATGCTAATGGcgataatattttttctattggTTCTGAcaatatcttgaaaaaagccaaCACCATTACCGGTAAGGTCGTTAAGAAGGTAAACCTAGGTTCACTTTTTGAGTccgaaaagaagaagaatgatAAGTTCACCAAATTATGCATATCTCAAACTCATCCATTTATATTGCTAGGAGACGAATCTGGTGATATTCATGTTTTAAATTCGGAGAACTTAGCTTTGTCAAACTCCATTCGTTCAATACATTTTGGTGACTCAATCAACGATATCATCCACTTCGATAAAAGATCTGCATACAAGTTTATATCCCTAGGCCAAACAACGTTAGCGTATTTTGATGTTCGTGATAAAGACGCCAAACCAAACACAGCAGAAAATGAGGATGGAAAAATCTTAGTCAGTGATGATCAAGAAGACGAGGTTCTTTGCGGTTGTTTCGTTGATCCTGAGGTAGCAGATACTCTTTTATGTGGGATGGGTGAGGGTATTGTCACTGTCTGGAAACCAAATAAGAATGATTTGGAAGATCAAATGAGTCGTATAAAAATCAGCAAGGATGAAAGTGTTGATTGCATTATTCCTACTTTACAAGATGATAATTGTGTCTGGTGTGGTTGCTCCAATGGTAACATCTATAAAGTGAATGCCAAATTAGGGAAAGTAGTTGAAGTGAGGAACCACAATGACTTCGATGAAGTCAATTTTATGGATCTAGATTCCGAATATCGCGTTGTTTCTGGTGGcttggaaaatatcaagattTGGGAGCTGTCCAGCGATGAGGATCACAAATCACTAGAGTCTGATGGGGATGACGATTTCTCCCGTTCCGATGAAAGCAACAGTGACATTAGCAGTTCTGATGAAGGTGAAGTGACGCTTGTCGGACTATCGAAAGAGCAGCTATTGGATGAATTGGATAAAGACCTTAatcatgaagaagaacataCGGGCGGGGAGGAATCCAATCAAAAAAGCAGcaaaaagaggaaattaATGAAGGataagaacaagaaaaaggacCTTTACGAACATggaatcaaaaaatttgatgatatatAG
- the MET16 gene encoding phosphoadenylyl-sulfate reductase (thioredoxin) (similar to Saccharomyces cerevisiae MET16 (YPR167C); ancestral locus Anc_7.523), translated as MKAYKLNNDITVTQEQLDHWNEQLAKLETPQEIIAWSLVTFPHLFQTTAFGLTGLVTIDMLSKLSGKYYMPELLFIDTLHHFPQTLTLKDKIEKAYYQPVKQTIHVYKPDGCGSEAEFASKYGDFLWEKDDDKYDYLAKVEPAHRAYKLLHVSAVFTGRRKTQGSARSQLSIIEIDELNGILKINPLINWTFEQVKQYIDANNVPYNELLDLGYRSIGDYHSTQPVKEGEDERAGRWKGKTKTECGIHEASRFAQFLKQDA; from the coding sequence ATGAAGGCTTAtaaattgaataatgacATTACTGTCACACAGGAACAGTTGGATCACTGGAATGAACAGTTGGCCAAATTAGAAACACCACAGGAGATTATTGCATGGTCTCTTGTTACTTTTCCTCACCTTTTCCAAACCACTGCGTTCGGTTTAACGGGTTTGGTTACAATTGATATGCTCTCAAAACTATCTGGGAAATATTACATGCCGGAATTATTATTTATAGACACTCTGCACCATTTCCCACAGACTTTGACGTTGAAGGACAAGATTGAGAAAGCATACTACCAGCCTGTAAAGCAAACCATCCACGTCTATAAGCCGGATGGATGTGGTTCGGAAGCGGAGTTTGCCTCGAAGTACGGTGATTTTTTATGGGAGAAGGACGATGACAAGTACGACTATCTTGCCAAAGTAGAACCTGCACACCGTGCTTACAAATTACTACATGTGAGTGCTGTTTTTACGGGTAGAAGGAAAACACAGGGTTCTGCTCGTTCCCAGTTGTCGATTATTGAGATAGACGAACTAAACGGaatcttgaaaataaacCCATTGATCAACTGGACATTCGAGCAAGTCAAACAGTATATAGATGCAAACAATGTACCATACAACGAACTTTTGGATCTTGGGTATAGATCCATTGGTGATTACCACTCTACACAACCTGTGAAGGAAggtgaagatgaaagagCGGGAAGGTGGAAGGGCAAGACAAAGACGGAATGTGGAATCCACGAAGCCAGCCGATTCGCACAATTCTTGAAGCAAGATGCCTAG
- the MRP2 gene encoding mitochondrial 37S ribosomal protein uS14m (similar to Saccharomyces cerevisiae MRP2 (YPR166C); ancestral locus Anc_7.522) — MGNFRFPIKTKLPPGFINARVLRDNFKRQQFKENEILIKSLKFIARNLNLPTKLRLEAQLKLNTLPNYMRSTQIKNRCVDSGHARFVLSDFRLCRYQFRENALKGNLPGVKKGIW; from the coding sequence ATGGGTAACTTTAGATTTCCAATAAAGACTAAACTCCCCCCTGGGTTCATAAATGCACGTGTGCTTAGGGATAACTTCAAAAGACAAcaatttaaagaaaatgaaatcctTATTAAATCCTTGAAATTCATCGCTAGAAATTTAAATCTTCCAACAAAATTGAGGCTAGAGGCCCAGTTAAAGCTGAATACGCTACCCAACTACATGAGATCCACACAGATTAAAAACAGGTGTGTAGACTCTGGTCACGCGAGATTTGTTCTAAGTGATTTTAGATTATGTAGATACCAGTTTAGAGAAAATGCCCTGAAGGGGAATTTGCCTGGAGTTAAAAAGGGTATATggtag